The window AAGACCCCGAAGCCCCGGACCCGCTCTCGTCCCGCCCCGAACCGGCGGAGCCACTCGCGTTCTGCGTGTACCAGGCAGGCGGCGCATAGTCGATGGTGAACTCGCCCGTGACCTCGTTGGCCGACTCCGCATCGGGCTCGCGGATCCCGTCCCGATCGCTGCTCACAGTTCCTCCTGGTGTGGTCGAGCACCCCCATGCCGTGCCGGGGCGACCATTGCTCGTCGTCCGAAGTCGTTCGAGGTAGTCCGTTCCAGTCGGCTCTCCCCCTGGGACACCGACGCCCGGTCCACGGGTTCTGGCGTCGCGCCCGGTCCCAGCCTAATCACCACAGGCATCACCTCGGCAGGCCCGTCCACCCCCGAGCACCTGCCCACTGCGTCACAGCCTGCCCCGAAGTTACGTACGCAGCCCTCCTATTGGTGAACAAACCGGACGATACCTGTGAACAATCCGCAACGAAAGCGAAGCAACCGATCAAGTCGCCCCGCAAAAAGCCGCCGCCGAGCAGCCGCAGAACCCCGCCGCCAGGCACCCCCCGAACACCGCCTCCCGACAAACGAATTGGCGGCCGCGGAGAGGCGATAAACCCGCACCCCCACGACCGCCCCGCCCCTCGATCACTCCGTGATCACTCCGCGTCAACACCACCATTGTGCGGCGCAGGCTCCAGGTCGAACTCCCCGTCCCGCGCCCCCAGCACGAAGGCCCGCCACTCCGCCTCGGTATAACGCAGCACCGTCTCCGGTTCCAGCGACGACCGCATCGCCACCGCCCCACCGGGCAGGTACGCGATCTCGACCCGCTCCTCGTGCGTCTCCGTGCCCGGCGCGCTCTGCCACTCGACGCCCGAGATGTCGAGGGCGTACAGCTCGTCCCGCTCCCGCTCCTTGCGCGCCTTGATTTCCTCTTCCGTCTCCGCCATGCCCAGCGACCCCTTCCAGACTTCCGAACTTCCGACGTGCGAGTTCCGGCGCACGCGACAGACGTACGCTTGATCGGCGCGCTCACCCTAGTGGCCCATTACCCACCCAAAGGGCGGTTCCGGAACCCATGCGAGGGCGCCCACCTCTGCCTGGTACCCTGAGTGACGGCCGTTTGTGTACGCACCCCCGGAGCGCTCGCTCTGGAGGCCGCGCCCAGCGGATCCCCGCCTCCCGAGTAACGGAAGCTCCCCCGAGACACAGACCGGGGGCACTCGGTGGCCATTCAGAAGACTACGAGGAGTACGCGTGCCGCTCGACGCCGCTACGAAGAAGCAGATCATCAGCGAGTTCGGTCAGAAGGAGGGCGACACCGGCTCCCCCGAGGTCCAGGTCGCCATGCTTTCGCGCCGGATCTCGGACCTGACCGAGCACCTCAAGACCCACAAGCACGACCACCACTCCCGCCGTGGTCTGCTGATCCTGGTCGGTCAGCGCCGCCGCCTGCTGCAGTACCTCGCCAAGAAGGACATCCAGCGCTTCCGTGCGCTGGTCGACCGTCTCGGCATCCGCCGCGGTGCTGCGGGCGCCAAGTAAGACGCCGTGAAGGGAGCGGTTCCCGAAACGATCGGGGGCCGCTCCCTTTGCCGTACGTACGGAAACGTGCGGAGTGTCACACCCGCTTTGTAGTGTGGTAGCACAACGCAATAGCACGAGGAGAAGTGCACCTCGCCGCCGCCGGTCCTCGGTAGTGGCCCCCGGGCAATGCGAACCCGGGTGCTTCGATCGAAGACCGGCCCGCACCAGACGGAGCGCTTCTCCGCCCACGTCCCCCCGCCACACGGGCGGATCGGGACAAAAGACGAAAAGTAACGGAGAAAACGCTAGTGGAGAACGAGACCCACTACGCCGAGGCTGTCATCGACAATGGCGCCTTCGGTACCCGCACCATCCGCTTCGAGACGGGCCGCCTGGCCAAGCAGGCCGCCGGTTCCGCCGTGGCGTACCTGGACGACGACACCATGGTGCTGTCGGCCACCACCGCCTCCAAGAACCCCAAGGACCAGCTCGACTTCTTCCCGCTGACGGTGGATGTCGAGGAGCGGATGTACGCCGCCGGCAAGATCCCCGGCAGCTTCTTCCGCCGTGAGGGCCGTCCCTCCGAGGACGCCATCCTCACCTGCCGCCTCATCGACCGCCCGCTGCGCCCGTCCTTCAAGAAGGGCCTGCGCAACGAGATCCAGGTCGTCGCCACCATCATGGCGCTCAACCCCGACCACCTGTACGACGTCGTGGCCATCAACGCCGCCTCCGCGTCCACGCAGCTGGCCGGTCTGCCCTTCTCCGGCCCGATCGGCGGCGTCCGCGTCGCGCTGATCAACGGCCAGTGGGTCGCGTTCCCGACGCACACCGAGCTCGAGGACGCCGTCTTCGACATGGTCGTCGCGGGCCGCACCCTGGAGGACGGCGACGTCGCGATCATGATGGTCGAGGCCGAGGCCACCGACAAGACCATCCAGCTGGTCAAGGGCGGTGCCGAGGCGCCGACCGAGGAGATCGTCGCCGCCGGTCTGGAAGCCGCGAAGCCCTTCATCAAGGTGCTCTGCAAGGCCCAGGCCGACCTCGCCGCGAAGGCCGCCAAGCCGACCGGCGAGTTCCCGATCTTCCTCGACTACCAGGACGACGTCCTGGAGGCGCTCTCCGCCGCCGTCAAGCCGGAGCTCGCCTCCGCGCTGACCATCGCGGGCAAGCAGGAGCGCGAGTCCGAGCTGGACCGCGTCAAGGCGCTCGCCGCCGAGAAGCTCCTGCCGGAGTTCGAGGGCCGCGAGAAGGAGATCTCCGCCGCGTACCGCTCGCTCACCAAGCAGCTGGTCCGTGAGCGCGTGATCAAG of the Streptomyces sp. NBC_00287 genome contains:
- a CDS encoding DUF397 domain-containing protein, whose protein sequence is MAETEEEIKARKERERDELYALDISGVEWQSAPGTETHEERVEIAYLPGGAVAMRSSLEPETVLRYTEAEWRAFVLGARDGEFDLEPAPHNGGVDAE
- the rpsO gene encoding 30S ribosomal protein S15, with translation MPLDAATKKQIISEFGQKEGDTGSPEVQVAMLSRRISDLTEHLKTHKHDHHSRRGLLILVGQRRRLLQYLAKKDIQRFRALVDRLGIRRGAAGAK